In one Nocardia tengchongensis genomic region, the following are encoded:
- a CDS encoding acyl-CoA dehydrogenase family protein has translation MDFEYTEAQRDLSGLARELLTDWAVRNPRTDDSGFDPELWRAMAGAGLLEAALPEPVDGGGFGVLEQCAVLIEIGRTVAPAPYSTSIAVVAATLAEFGDDLLVRRLRPLLRGETTFAAALARDCAAFEAERGENGWCVRGSQSVVAAGAFADGFLIEARAGANSILLVVDRAAAGVTVTGQQVVNGTDAAILELREVQVPDGDVILAPEAPGWARRRAALAVCAHQLGVLERALEMTAEYARTRKQFDKPIGAFQAVRQRLADAYIDVEAVRLTLWQAAWRESHGLVAEAEIDVAKFWAAEAGHRVAHTAVHVHASTGIYLDYPMQRYFTAAKRAEFESGTALTHLRGLGAFLDAPV, from the coding sequence ATGGATTTCGAATACACCGAAGCGCAGCGGGACCTGTCGGGACTGGCGCGCGAGCTGCTCACCGACTGGGCCGTGCGCAATCCCCGGACCGATGACAGCGGGTTCGACCCGGAGCTGTGGCGGGCCATGGCGGGCGCGGGACTGCTGGAGGCGGCGCTGCCCGAGCCGGTGGATGGGGGCGGGTTCGGGGTGCTGGAACAGTGCGCCGTGCTGATCGAGATCGGCCGGACCGTCGCTCCCGCACCGTATTCCACGAGTATCGCCGTGGTCGCGGCGACGCTGGCCGAGTTCGGTGACGATCTGCTGGTGCGGCGGCTGCGGCCGCTGCTGCGGGGCGAGACGACCTTCGCCGCCGCACTCGCCCGTGATTGCGCCGCCTTCGAGGCCGAGCGGGGTGAGAACGGCTGGTGCGTACGAGGTTCGCAGTCGGTGGTCGCGGCCGGGGCCTTCGCCGACGGGTTCCTCATCGAAGCCCGCGCCGGTGCGAATTCGATTCTGCTGGTTGTGGATCGGGCCGCAGCGGGTGTCACGGTCACCGGGCAGCAGGTGGTGAACGGCACCGACGCGGCCATCCTGGAACTACGCGAGGTCCAGGTTCCGGATGGCGATGTGATCCTCGCGCCCGAAGCGCCCGGCTGGGCCCGCCGTCGCGCCGCCTTGGCGGTATGCGCCCACCAGCTGGGGGTACTGGAACGCGCCCTGGAGATGACCGCCGAATATGCCCGCACCAGAAAGCAATTCGACAAGCCCATCGGCGCGTTCCAGGCGGTCCGGCAACGCCTGGCCGACGCCTACATCGACGTCGAGGCGGTTCGCCTGACGCTGTGGCAGGCCGCGTGGCGCGAATCCCACGGCTTGGTGGCCGAAGCCGAGATCGACGTGGCGAAATTCTGGGCGGCCGAAGCCGGGCACCGGGTGGCCCACACCGCCGTTCACGTGCACGCCAGTACCGGCATCTACCTGGACTATCCGATGCAGCGCTACTTCACGGCGGCCAAACGCGCGGAATTCGAGTCGGGTACCGCGCTGACCCATCTGCGTGGCCTCGGCGCGTTCTTGGATGCCCCGGTGTAG